A segment of the Bacillus licheniformis DSM 13 = ATCC 14580 genome:
ACAAGCTGCAAATGCGCCACTTGGATCAGATGCGTTAATCGTAGGGAACCAGACAGAAGGAACATGGACAAGGGAACAAGAAACGGTTGACGAGCAAACAAAACTAGGCCGTATCGTTGGATACGGGGCGAAAAGTGAGACATTCGAACTTTCTTTATACGCACAACGAAAAGATGGCGGACAAGAAGCCTTAGAATGGACTTATGATAATGAATCCGAGTTGAAAGTTTGGCGTGTAGACACCAGCCAAAAGAACGACAACGGAAAATATGATTGCCGTTTCGGCTGGACGATTATCGAAAACAT
Coding sequences within it:
- a CDS encoding phage major tail protein, TP901-1 family codes for the protein MAVSGKPTTGKSIIYIVQAANAPLGSDALIVGNQTEGTWTREQETVDEQTKLGRIVGYGAKSETFELSLYAQRKDGGQEALEWTYDNESELKVWRVDTSQKNDNGKYDCRFGWTIIENIEFSEPTDGFVEASTSLPVLVRTVPGEIELPDDFIQSANEILFEKPGETTGGFEKRKQPTSTP